TAATCACTACCCCCAAAATCGCTGACACCAAAACTCGGCCCTGGATGTAACTGCCCATTCGCTGGCTGGCGGGTGCGACTTGCGCCGCCAGACGTTCGTCCCAAGGCGAGGGAAACAACTGCACCAGACTTTTAACCAGTTCTTGACTACCAGCCACCATGTAGCCGGAAATCAATAACGCCAAAATAAAACTAAAAACGCCGCCGATAATTCCGCGTGTGATGCCGTAAGAACGCAGCAGCACCTGTTGGCTGGAACCAATTACCCAGTTAGTAAGAGATTGGGTATTAAGGAGGCGGCGGGCTAAGTCCGGTCGTGCGGCGTTGAGATTAACCAGAAAATTTTCAACTTGTATCCGGAGATTTTCCAGGTATATAGGAGTATTGACCGCAAGGCGTTGACTCTGCTCCACCACTGTAGGGCCGATTACCAAACCTGCGCCAGTGACGATAGCGATTAGCGTTAAATAGACGGTGATAACTGCCAACCACCGGGGCATTTGCAAGCGTTCTGCGCGATCGATGGCGGGTGCAATAGTGGCTGCCATGACCACTGCAACCATCAGGATGACTACCAAACTCCGCAGCTGCCACAGCAACACCATTACTAAAGTGATCGCTAAAATCAGCAGGATGTTAGACAGGGAAATGGTGATGCGCTGCTCAGGTATGATTCTCAATCACACTGCCTCCCAATAACTTTTCTGGTAAAACGCTGCCTGAAAAAGGCGTGATGCCCAATTAAGACGCTCTAAACATTAGTTTACATATGCAGTTGGGAATGGGGAATGGGGAATTGGGGAACAGGGATTGGGGAAAAGTCTTACCTAGTCCCTACTCACCAGTCCCCAGCCCCCAGCCATCCTCCTGTCACCCAAATGAGCTACCTCAAATGTGTTTCACCAGAATAGGCGACTGTCACGAGACTTTGGACAGAAGTTAGGATGCTGGACGGAATCAAAAAGTGCCTATGCAATGTAGGGTGATTCACCCGGTAGGTAAATAGAAATTCCAATTGAGCAACAAAAAACAACTTTAACCAAACGAGCAATTGTCGCAAAATTTTTATGAACAACCAGTTTACTCGTCGCAACGCAGCCCAAGAAATTCGCGAACAAGCAATCCTATCGTTGCGGAAGCTA
This window of the Funiculus sociatus GB2-C1 genome carries:
- a CDS encoding AI-2E family transporter — protein: MPEQRITISLSNILLILAITLVMVLLWQLRSLVVILMVAVVMAATIAPAIDRAERLQMPRWLAVITVYLTLIAIVTGAGLVIGPTVVEQSQRLAVNTPIYLENLRIQVENFLVNLNAARPDLARRLLNTQSLTNWVIGSSQQVLLRSYGITRGIIGGVFSFILALLISGYMVAGSQELVKSLVQLFPSPWDERLAAQVAPASQRMGSYIQGRVLVSAILGVVITLGLRILGLSEFALALGVIAGFTNLIPFLGPVLGAVPALIVAISQGGLTFLWVLLLFVIIQNLETYVLDPLLVGSSVKVYPLYQLLAVLGGTQVLGIVGAVIVPPWVAGAAVLVENLYLKPKLAAEQQAQLAAAPPPPDSSTPVPNHSSPLSNG